In the Setaria italica strain Yugu1 chromosome VI, Setaria_italica_v2.0, whole genome shotgun sequence genome, one interval contains:
- the LOC111257725 gene encoding uncharacterized protein LOC111257725, whose protein sequence is MSIDVEMNKTETLEDAMTLARAFERCNQVVDEGAHSLVRVSRPSSRTGSFSSAPAKPPATPPASSMASSTPSAPVKPAAPPGARFTHLSPEEMAQWRLEGLCFNCPEKFSREHAKKCSMKGIYWMELDDAAAASDGSGEDEPSISLNAITGIQTSSTLQLATVVQAVGLTALVDSGSTHSFIAADTAALLGLTPEARPGLTVGVANGDRVPSAGVCRNVIVHIGQEEFYVNLFVIPLGGYELVLWCDWLRTLGPILWDFTRLSMAFWRQDHRVKWFGVNGRPSPRLAVTQSSDLLGLLLEEFADLFSMPSGLPPPRAFDHRIHLLPGTSPVAVRPYRYPQLLKDEIEAQCQAMLEQGIIRPSTSAFSSPVLLVRKGDGTWRFCVDYRALNLKTVRDKFPIPVVEELLNELKGAIFFTKLDLRSGYHQVRMHPDDVAKTEFRTHHGHFEFLVMPFGLTNAPSTFQALMNEVLCPFLRRCILVFFDDILIYSSSWTEHLQHVRAVFSVLREHDLVLKRSKCLFGERRVHYLGHVIVDDAVAMDTEKIAAVQSWPCPRSVKVPRGFLGLTGYYRRFIANYSLIAAPLTALLKRDAFVWSSEATTAFEALKAALTTCPVL, encoded by the coding sequence ATGAGCATCGATGTGGAGATGAACAAGACCGAGACGTTGGAGGACGCCATGACGCTGGCGCGTGCCTTCGAGCGCTGCAACCAGGTGGTCGACGAGGGCGCTCACTCCCTAGTGCGCGTGTCGCGCCCCTCCTCCCGCACTGGTTCGTTCTCCTCAGCCCCGGCCAAGCCTCCTGCTACTCCACCAGCCTCTTCTATGGCGTCTTCAACACCAAGCGCTCCTGTCAAGCCTGCGGCGCCACCGGGCGCCCGTTTCACGCACCTCTCTCCGGAGGAGATGGCGCAGTGGCGCCTCGAGGGGCTGTGTTTCAACTGTCCAGAGAAGTTTTCAAGGGAACACGCCAAGAAATGCTCGATGAAGGGCATCTACTGGATGGAGCtggatgacgccgccgccgcttcggaCGGCTCAGGGGAAGACGAGCCGTCCATCTCCCTCAACGCCATTACAGGCATCCAGACGAGCTCCACCTTGCAGCTTGCCACCGTTGTCCAGGCTGTGGGCCTCACGGCCTTGGTGGATTCGGGGTCCACTCACTCGTTCATCGCCGCGGACACTGCCGCCCTGCTTGGGCTCACTCCAGAGGCGCGGCCGGGCCTCACTGTCGGCGTCGCCAACGGAGACCGCGTTCCTTCCGCTGGCGTATGCCGAAACGTCATCGTCCACATCGGCCAGGAGGAGTTCTACGTCAACCTGTTCGTCATCCCGCTCGGCGGCTATGAGCTCGTCCTGTGGTGCGACTGGCTTCGCACCTTGGGGCCCATCCTCTGGGACTTCACACGGCTGTCCATGGCTTTCTGGCGCCAGGACCATCGCGTCAAGTGGTTCGGGGTCAATGGCCGGCCTTCCCCACGGCTAGCTGTCACTCAGTCATCGGATCTGCTTGGGCTACTATTGGAGGAGTTTGCTGATTTATTCTCCATGCCGTcagggctgccgccgccgcgagcctTCGACCACCGCATTCATCTTCTTCCAGGTACTTCTCCAGTGGCGGTGCGCCCCTATCGCTATCCGCAACTTTTGAAGGATGAGATTGAGGCCCAATGCCAGGCCATGCTCGAGCAAGGGATCATCCGCCCCAGCACGTCAGCGTTCTCCTCGCCAGTGCTTTTGGTGCGCAAGGGGGACGGCACGTGGCGCTTCTGTGTTGACTACCGCGCCCTCAACCTCAAAACCGTCCGCGACAAGTTTCCAAttccggtggtggaggagctcctgAATGAGCTCAAGGGCGCTATTTTCTTCACCAAGCTCGACCTTCGCAGTGGCTATCACCAAGTGCGGATGCACCCCGACGATGTGGCGAAGACGGAGTTTCGAACCCACCACGGCCACTTCGAGTTCCTGGTCATGCCGTTTGGCCTCACCAATGCGCCGTCCACGTTCCAGGCACTGATGAACGAGGTTCTTTGTCCGTTCCTCCGCCGCTGCATTCTCGTCTTCTTCGACGACATCCTGATTTACAGCAGCTCCTGGACCGAGCACCTGCAGCATGTTCGCGCCGTGTTCTCCGTCCTCCGCGAGCACGACCTCGTCCTCAAGCGATCCAAGTGCCTCTTTGGGGAACGTCGGGTGCATTATTTGGGACATGTCATTGTCGACGACGCCGTGGCCATGGATACTGAAAAAATTGCGGCTGTCCAATCTTGGCCCTGTCCTCGGTCTGTCAAGGTGCCGCGGGGATTTCTTGGGCTCACCGGGTACTATCGCCGGTTCATCGCCAACTACAGCCTCATTGCTGCCCCGTTAACAGCGCTTCTGAAGAGGGATGCCTTTGTGTGGAGTTCAGAGGCAACGACAGCTTTTGAGGCACTCAAGGCCGCCCTCACAACATGTCCTGTACTGTAG
- the LOC101776665 gene encoding sodium channel modifier 1, with protein MSVFGGDSWARDAQQRKRRLDDLMLPASASSSPSTPDSFRRLPNGKLACLVCPNHPVLDSPLMLSIHNKGARHIAAESRLREKELSRKHEINKRLALSSDASHSNSGNPSTSIRPTNMKGKPLIEQTRRAILEAQSSRFNNFNGKKVSHDLKGTTNTSSWDPLVAPSDVPMEKLAGDTGSIQCNRRKGESFAGNQIQGNLVSDWQTEVQKRQEQELRFTASGWKRDGHGRWYRDENVEFDSDEDDPNICLC; from the exons ATGAGCGTGTTCGGCGGCGACAGCTGGGCGCGTGATGCGCAGCAGAGGAAGCGCCGCCTGGACGACCTCATGCTACCTGCCTCGGCGTCCTCATCTCCCTCGACGCCCGATTCGTTCAGGAGGCTCCCCAACGGCAAGCTCGCTTGCCTCGTCTGCCCCAACCACCCTGTCCTCGATTCTCCCCTCATGCTCTCC ATCCATAATAAAGGTGCACGGCACATTGCAGCAGAATCTAGGCTGAGGGAGAAAGAATTATCTAGGAAGCACGAAATTAACAAGAGACTGGCTCTCTCGTCAGATGCTTCCCATTCAAACTCTGGTAATCCGAGCACCAGTATTAGGCCTACCAATATGAAAGGAAAGCCGTTAATTGAGCAGACACGGAGGGCAATTCTGGAAGCACAGTCAAGCAGGTTCAACAATTTCAATGGCAAGAAGGTATCTCATGATTTGAAGGGGACGACAAATACTTCATCCTGGGACCCCCTTGTCGCTCCTTCTGATGTTCCAATGGAAAAATTGGCTGGAGATACTGGATCAATACAATGTAatagaagaaaaggagaatcTTTTGCTGGAAATCAGATTCAAGGCAACTTAGTTTCAGATTGGCAAACAGAAGTCCAAAAACGCCAGGAGCAAGAACTTCGGTTCACTGCATCGGGCTGGAAACGGGATGGCCATGGAAGATGGTACAGAGATGAAAAT GTTGAATTTGACTCGGATGAAGATGATCCTAACATCTGTCTCTGCTGA
- the LOC101775586 gene encoding patatin-like protein 2 — MASASSAESARWMPPDNLKLVTILSIDGGGIRGIIPATILAFLEAKLQELDGPDARIADYFDVVAGTSTGGLLTAMLTAPDTNGRPLFAAKDLARFYIKHSPKIFRQKNHIRSKIASKLRMLSGPKYDGKYLHALLRRYLGDMRLDRTLTNIVIPTFDIAYMQPTIFSTFELKHQPSKNALLSDISMSTSAAPTFFPPHYFETKDKNGRRKAFNLVDGGLAANNPTLCAMNQVSQDIILGNEHFFPMKPADYGKFMVISLGCGSNRNRRYCAKVAAKWGIFSWLIKNGTAPIVDMLNSASADMVDINLCVLFRALRSSENYLRIQYDQLTGSAGSIDDCSKENMDKLVRIGKRLLNMNVSRVDLETGRIVEVPGLGSNAEQLTRFAKQLSDERRRRQDELIYSEVGFQNLAW, encoded by the exons ATGGCAAGTGCTAGTTCAGCAGAAAGTGCACGCTGGATGCCCCCTGACAACCTCAAGCTGGTCACCATCCTGAGCATCGACGGCGGTGGCATCAGGGGGATCATCCCGGCCACCATCCTCGCCTTCCTTGAAGCAAAGCTCCAA GAACTGGATGGGCCAGATGCTAGGATTGCAGACTACTTCGATGTCGTCGCTGGCACTAGCACTGGCGGCCTCTTGACTGCGATGCTTACAGCCCCAGACACTAACGGACGACCACTTTTCGCTGCCAAGGACCTGGCGCGGTTCTACATAAAGCACTCTcccaaaatcttccgacagaa GAACCATATCCGGTCCAAGATCGCCAGCAAGCTGAGGATGCTGTCAGGgcccaagtacgatggcaagtatCTCCATGCGCTGCTCCGTCGGTACCTCGGTGACATGAGGCTGGACAGGACGCTGACCAACATTGTCATCCCGACCTTCGACATTGCATACATGCAACCTACGATTTTCTCCACCTTTGAG TTGAAGCACCAGCCGTCGAAAAATGCGCTCCTGTCGGACATATCAATGAGCACCTCGGCTGCACCAACCTTCTTCCCGCCACACTACTTCGAGACGAAGGACAAGAATGGCAGGAGGAAGGCCTTCAACCTCGTGGATGGTGGCCTCGCCGCGAACAACCCC ACTCTGTGCGCGATGAACCAGGTGTCCCAGGACATCATCCTGGGGAACGAGCACTTCTTCCCGATGAAGCCAGCAGACTACGGCAAGTTCATGGTGATCTCCCTCGGCTGCGGGTCAAACCGGAACCGCAGGTACTGCGCCAAGGTGGCAGCCAAGTGGGGCATCTTCAGCTGGCTCATCAAGAACGGCACTGCCCCCATCGTCGACATGCTCAACTCCGCCAGCGCTGACATGGTCGACATCAACCTCTGCGTCCTTTTCCGCGCCCTGCGCTCCAGCGAGAACTACCTGCGGATTCAG TACGATCAATTGACGGGCAGCGCGGGCTCTATAGACGACTGCtccaaggagaacatggataaACTGGTGAGGATTGGGAAGAGGCTCCTGAACATGAACGTCTCCCGGGTGGACCTGGAGACCGGCCGGATCGTGGAGGTGCCTGGCCTGGGCAGCAATGCCGAGCAGCTCACCAGATTTGCGAAGCAGCTCTCCGacgagcggcgccggcgccaggaCGAGCTTATTTATTCCGAAGTAGGATTCCAAAATTTAGCTTGGTGA
- the LOC101776266 gene encoding patatin-like protein 2: MTSTSSAGGAPQINPEKVKLVTVLSIDGGGVRGIIPAVVLAFLEEKLQELDGPDARIADYFDVIAGTSTGGLLTTMLAAPGKNGRPLFNAKDLAQFYIDHSPKIFPQKNWILSKIFGTLRMVRGPKYDGKYLHALLGQYLGDMKLDKALTNVIIPTFDIAFLQPTIFSSFELKHRPSKNALLSDIAISTSAAPTFFPAHYFETKDEKGNTRAFNLVDGGVAANNPTLCAMSQVTKDIVLGNDDFFPVKPVDYGKFMVVSIGCGSNRNRKYSAKAAAKWGIFNWLIKDGTAPIIDMFNSASGDMVDIHLCVLFRALRSSRNYLRIQYDQLTGSAGSIDDCSKENMDKLVKIGKDLLGQTVSRVDLETGRNVDVPGEGTNAEQLAKFAKQLSEERRRRQKLSN; the protein is encoded by the exons ATGACAAGCACTAGTTCTGCAGGAGGTGCACCTCAGATTAACCCTGAAAAGGTCAAGCTGGTCACCGTTCTGAGCATCGACGGTGGCGGTGTTAGGGGAATCATCCCGGCTGTCGTCCTTGCCTTCCTCGAAGAGAAGCTCCAA GAACTGGATGGACCGGATGCTAGGATCGCTGACTACTTTGATGTTATTGCCGGCACGAGCACCGGTGGTCTCTTGACAACGATGCTCGCAGCCCCAGGCAAGAACGGACGACCACTCTTCAATGCCAAGGATTTGGCGCAGTTCTACATCGACCACTCGCCGAAAATCTTCCCACAGAA GAACTGGATCCTGTCCAAGATCTTTGGCACGTTGAGGATGGTAAGAGGCCCGAAGTACGACGGCAAGTACCTCCATGCGCTGCTTGGTCAGTACCTCGGCGACATGAAGTTGGACAAGGCGCTAACTAATGTGATCATCCCAACCTTCGACATCGCATTCCTGCAACCCACGATTTTCTCTAGCTTTGAG CTGAAGCACCGGCCGTCAAAAAATGCACTCCTGTCGGACATCGCAATCAGCACCTCCGCCGCTCCGACCTTCTTCCCGGCACACTACTTCGAGACGAAAGACGAGAAGGGCAATACCAGGGCCTTTAACCTCGTTGATGGAGGTGTTGCCGCTAACAATCCG ACACTGTGTGCGATGAGCCAGGTGACAAAGGACATCGTCCTTGGGAACGACGACTTCTTCCCGGTGAAGCCGGTGGACTATGGCAAGTTCATGGTGGTCTCCATCGGCTGTGGGTCGAACCGGAACCGCAAGTACAGCGCCAAGGCCGCGGCCAAGTGGGGCATTTTCAACTGGCTCATCAAGGACGGCACGGCCCCCATCATCGACATGTTCAACTCCGCCAGCGGCGACATGGTTGACATCCACCTCTGCGTCCTCTTCAGGGCCCTTCGCTCCAGCCGCAACTACCTTCGCATCCAG TATGATCAGTTGACGGGCAGCGCGGGCTCTATCGACGACTGCTccaaggagaacatggacaaGTTGGTGAAGATTGGGAAGGATCTTCTCGGACAGACGGTCTCCCGGGTGGACCTGGAGACTGGCCGGAACGTGGACGTTCCCGGCGAGGGCACCAACGCCGAGCAGCTCGCCAAGTTCGCAAAGCAGCTCTCCGaagagcggcgccggcgccagaaGCTTTCAAACTAG